The sequence aagaaagaaaagaagagatatCAAAAATGGATGTTGTGACTCAGATGCAGAGACAGCTGATCCAATACACTTCCTCCTTATTTCAAGAGGTATGTAACTTACTTAACTAATCTAATTAATCAACTATGCTATAATAAATTAAGGGTAGTTGAGTGATTTTTgtgtttatttattatgtttgTAAATGAAGGGATTCTTAGATGATCAGTTTAACCAGCTTCAGCAACTTCAAGATGAGAGCAACCCTGAATTTGTTGTTGAAGTTGTCACTCTCTTCTTTGAGGATGCTGAGAGGCTTCTTAATGAACTCTCTAAATCACTGCAAGTGTAAGTTAACTTCCATTTTGATCTCTTGCACTTAAAAATCATCATTCATTTCATTATGGTTATGCTGATGATCAATCCCAGAGAGCAAGAAAGCATTGATTTTAGAAGGGTGGATGCTCATGTTCACCAACTCAAGGGTAGCAGTTCCAGGTagtaattaatattaatatatgtAATTAATTCACTCTTTGTTATAAATATAAAGCTAAGGATAATTGATTATTGGGAAATACAGCATTGGAGCACAGA is a genomic window of Arachis ipaensis cultivar K30076 chromosome B06, Araip1.1, whole genome shotgun sequence containing:
- the LOC107648004 gene encoding histidine-containing phosphotransfer protein 1 encodes the protein MDVVTQMQRQLIQYTSSLFQEGFLDDQFNQLQQLQDESNPEFVVEVVTLFFEDAERLLNELSKSLQVEQESIDFRRVDAHVHQLKGSSSSIGAQRVQRVCIAFRNFCEQQNVEGCLKSLQEIKQEYSLVKTKLETLFKMEKQLFAARGSISR